In Rhineura floridana isolate rRhiFlo1 chromosome 22, rRhiFlo1.hap2, whole genome shotgun sequence, a single genomic region encodes these proteins:
- the LOC133374704 gene encoding toll-like receptor 5 — MLRFHQRCPLWRTQRAPFSRIIFLLLVLGYTVDALPQCYHTKMYSLLVANCQGQRHKAVPETTPSTQVLLLNFNFFSTILQSSFPLLTSLKMLSLGKQQGGSLFVGERAFQNVSNIMFLDLGGNRNLILHPAAFSGLTKLEVLLLDFNGFDEGVLERGYFQDLVSLKRLDLSGNRIRRLRPDLTFQGLRSLSILQLKFNNIGTICGEDLQNLKGHHLALLDLSSNRLLSHHACTNPFHNITLGTLDISSNSWNVKEAEQFFTRLNGLQIQNLKMQHSAAIGSGFGFHNLKGISASTFSGLNGSGIFSLDMSYGFLNELVSSAFSGFSDLNILLLRSNQITKIQDRTFIGLSQLHVLDLSNNLLGELYTEALQTLQSSPLQHLILKSNHIGIVQHDALVGLNSLQILDLQDNALLRVPKGKLPSLLHLMLGQNRIGSAWGLEHLGKNLTHLDFSSNRLSDLGELWGQLGKMPTLRFLNLSSNQLARCFSAERGPRQLRELDLSYNNLENIWKTDKCVDIFQHLERLVVLNLSSNSLQGLPKGLFQGLVSLQTLSLTANLLPMLPEEAFHSLKSLRSLSLHGNPIVTLSPSTFGSLVQLQSLDLRELSLFCDCRLYDFQRWMQDNNAIFTAAETMLTCIQTSPHFLHISLPTFLHSKCAK, encoded by the exons ATGCTGAGGTTTCACCAAAGATGCCCACTTTGGAGGACTCAGAGAG CCCCTTTCAGTAGGATCATATTTTTGCTGCTGGTCTTGGGGTACACCGTTGATGCCTTACCCCAATGCTATCATACTAAGATGTATTCTCTACTGGTAGCCAATTGCCAAGGCCAAAGGCACAAGGCAGTCCCCGAAACCACCCCCTCCACTCAGGTCCTCCTGCTGAATTTCAACTTCTTTTCCACCATCTTGCAGTCTTCCTTTCCCCTGTTGACATCCCTGAAGATGCTTTCTCTTGGAAAGCAACAGGGAGGATCCCTCTTTGTTGGAGAAAGGGCCTTTCAAAACGTGTCCAACATCATGTTCCTGGATCTTGGAGGCAATAGGAACTTGATCTTACACCCTGCAGCTTTCAGCGGCCTCACCAAACTCGAGGTGTTGCTCTTGGATTTTAATGGTTTTGATGAAGGAGTGCTGGAAAGAGGCTATTTCCAGGATTTGGTATCCCTGAAGAGGCTGGATCTTTCTGGAAATCGCATCCGTAGGCTGAGGCCTGATTTGACTTTTCAGGGGTTGAGGAGCCTGAGTATCCTTCAGCTGAAGTTCAACAATATTGGGACAATCTGTGGGGAAGACCTACAAAACCTCAAGGGGCACCATTTGGCCTTGCTTGACCTGTCCTCCAATCGACTGCTCAGCCATCATGCCTGCACCAACCCTTTCCACAATATCACATTGGGAACCCTGGACATCTCTTCCAACTCATGGAATGTGAAGGAAGCTGAGCAGTTCTTCACAAGATTAAATGGTTTGCAAATCCAGAACCTCAAGATGCAACACTCAGCAGCCATAGGGAGTGGGTTTGGTTTCCATAACCTAAAGGGCATCTCGGCCAGCACCTTTTCTGGCCTGAATGGCAGTGGCATTTTCTCCCTTGACATGTCCTATGGCTTCCTCAATGAATTAGTCTCCTCTGCCTTCTCAGGGTTCTCAGACCTCAATATCCTGCTTTTGAGATCCAATCAGATTACTAAGATCCAGGACAGAACCTTCATTGGGTTGAGCCAATTACATGTTCTTGATCTGTCCAACAATCTGCTTGGGGAACTGTACACAGAGGCGCTGCAAACCCTGCAGTCATCACCTCTCCAACATCTCATCCTAAAGTCCAACCATATTGGAATTGTTCAACATGATGCTCTGGTGGGGCTGAACTCCCTGCAAATCCTTGACCTTCAGGACAATGCTCTCTTGAGGGTCCCAAAGGGGAAACTCCCCTCCTTGCTGCACCTGATGCTTGGGCAAAATAGGATAGGGAGTGCCTGGGGCCTAGAGCATCTTGGCAAGAACCTGACTCACCTTGACTTCTCCTCCAACCGCCTGAGTGACTTAGGGGAGCTCTGGGGTCAGCTAGGGAAAATGCCCACCTTGCGTTTCCTGAATCTCTCGAGCAACCAGCTGGCAAGGTGCTTCAGTGCTGAGAGGGGTCCCAGACAGCTTAGAGAATTAGATCTTTCCTATAACAACCTGGAAAACATCTGGAAAACAGATAAATGTGTGGATATCTTCCAGCATTTGGAGAGGTTGGTAGTCCTGAATCTCAGTTCCAATAGCCTGCAGGGCTTGCCAAAGGGTCTTTTCCAGGGTTTAGTGTCTCTACAGACTCTGAGCCTCACTGCCAACCTGTTGCCCATGCTTCCAGAGGAGGCATTCCACAGCTTGAAATCCTTGCGCAGCCTCAGCCTCCATGGTAACCCCATAGTGACCCTCTCACCCTCTACATTTGGGTCACTGGTGCAATTGCAATCTTTGGACCTGAGAGAGTTGTCTCTGTTTTGTGATTGTAGACTTTATGACTTCCAGCGCTGGATGCAGGACAACAACGCAATATTCACTGCAGCTGAGACAATGCTCACATGCATTCAGACCAGCCCTCATTTCCTACACATCTCTTTGCCCACATTCCTCCACAGCAAATGTGCCAAATAA